In the genome of Nocardia sp. NBC_00416, one region contains:
- a CDS encoding aldose 1-epimerase family protein, whose protein sequence is MNTSDRTATGRSIVLEMPGVRAEIGTVAAVLRGLTVGGVALTESVPADSPPPMAAGIVLAPWPNRVRAARWDLDGTAQQLDITEVSRSNAIHGLLRNTEYEVREQSAGAVTLGALVPPQHGWPFLLDTWVRYQLRPDGLSVTHGVMNHADRSAPYAVGAHPYFRIGDASIEDLTLTVAASSYFEVDERMNPTAERPVAGTRFDLRAGVRVGDLDLDTPFGGIVPGAAARLTAADGATVELVQGADWRYLQVFTAREFPRPPGRGLAIALEPMTAPPDALNSGQGLRWLDPDASWEGGWAIRYTDSGA, encoded by the coding sequence GTGAACACATCCGATCGCACTGCGACAGGCCGATCGATCGTCCTCGAGATGCCGGGTGTGCGCGCCGAGATCGGGACGGTGGCCGCCGTGCTGCGCGGACTCACCGTCGGTGGTGTCGCGCTCACCGAATCGGTTCCGGCCGATTCCCCGCCGCCGATGGCCGCCGGTATCGTGCTGGCGCCGTGGCCGAATCGCGTACGTGCCGCCCGCTGGGATCTCGACGGCACAGCGCAGCAACTCGATATCACCGAGGTGTCGCGATCCAACGCGATCCACGGGCTGCTCCGCAATACCGAGTACGAGGTGCGCGAACAGTCCGCCGGCGCGGTGACTCTCGGGGCGCTGGTACCACCGCAGCACGGCTGGCCGTTCCTGCTCGACACCTGGGTCCGTTACCAACTGCGTCCCGACGGACTGAGCGTGACTCACGGGGTGATGAACCACGCTGACCGGTCCGCACCGTATGCGGTGGGGGCGCATCCGTACTTCCGGATCGGCGACGCCTCGATCGAAGATCTCACCCTTACCGTGGCCGCGAGCAGCTATTTCGAGGTCGACGAGCGAATGAATCCGACTGCCGAACGGCCGGTCGCGGGTACCCGCTTCGATCTGCGCGCCGGGGTCCGGGTGGGGGATCTGGACCTCGATACCCCGTTCGGCGGAATCGTGCCCGGCGCCGCCGCCCGGCTCACCGCCGCGGACGGCGCGACCGTCGAACTCGTCCAGGGTGCGGACTGGCGCTATCTCCAGGTGTTCACGGCTCGCGAATTCCCGCGGCCGCCGGGCCGGGGGCTCGCGATCGCGCTGGAGCCGATGACCGCCCCGCCCGATGCCCTGAATTCCGGACAGGGGCTGCGCTGGCTCGACCCCGATGCGAGCTGGGAGGGCGGGTGGGCGATCCGGTACACCGATTCCGGGGCATGA
- a CDS encoding SDR family oxidoreductase: MRTAVLVTGATGAVGRRVVDGLAAGGAEVRAVSRDPSTAGLPSDVECVAAQQPFGDLLAGMHAALVNVTALGLGDPAVDPVRRLDELVAAAHAHGTTRLVLLSSASALDPDSPIGAGYRPLENRIEQFTGNVTVLRPTLFASNTAHWWAAGIQQARSAGAPYADVAIAPIDERDVADAITAALLRAARPGRSDHLLTGPERLTPRELVAIIAGLLGTDIAFDEVPPAVVRRELLDAGAAEWAVDGLLRSFEYAGSEPIAISDALQQFTGRAPRTYAEWVADHLTLFR, encoded by the coding sequence ATGAGGACGGCGGTCCTGGTCACCGGCGCGACCGGTGCGGTCGGGCGGCGAGTGGTCGACGGGCTGGCCGCCGGCGGCGCGGAGGTCCGGGCGGTGAGCCGGGACCCGTCCACGGCCGGGTTGCCCAGCGATGTCGAATGCGTTGCCGCGCAACAGCCGTTCGGTGATCTGCTGGCAGGCATGCACGCCGCTCTTGTCAATGTCACCGCGCTGGGGCTCGGTGATCCGGCCGTCGACCCCGTCCGGCGGCTCGACGAACTGGTAGCCGCGGCCCATGCACACGGGACCACCCGGCTCGTATTGCTGTCGTCGGCGTCCGCGCTGGACCCGGACAGCCCGATCGGGGCCGGGTACCGTCCGCTCGAGAATCGGATCGAACAGTTCACCGGCAATGTCACGGTCCTGCGGCCCACCCTGTTCGCGTCGAATACCGCGCACTGGTGGGCGGCCGGTATCCAGCAGGCCCGATCCGCGGGCGCCCCTTACGCCGACGTGGCGATAGCGCCGATCGACGAACGCGATGTCGCGGACGCGATCACCGCGGCGCTGCTGCGCGCGGCCCGGCCGGGACGGTCGGATCACCTCCTGACCGGGCCCGAGCGGCTGACACCCCGCGAACTGGTCGCGATCATCGCCGGGCTCCTCGGCACCGATATCGCCTTCGACGAAGTGCCGCCTGCCGTCGTGCGCCGGGAACTCCTGGACGCGGGGGCCGCGGAATGGGCTGTGGACGGACTGCTGCGTTCCTTCGAGTACGCGGGCAGTGAACCCATTGCGATTTCGGATGCGTTACAGCAGTTCACCGGTCGTGCGCCGCGTACGTATGCCGAATGGGTCGCCGACCACCTGACGCTGTTCCGGTAG
- the egtD gene encoding L-histidine N(alpha)-methyltransferase, with protein sequence MATVPTFDIQLTEADLRDQLRTDVLWGLTGSRKWLPPKWFYDARGSKLFNLITGLPEYYPSRTERALLRTAAEDIADLAYGATELVELGSGSSEKTRLLLNALSRRGSLCSYVPQDVSESALRSAIDWIGEEFPQLSIHGIVSDFTTMLPALPHGGRRLVALLGGTLGNLPPRERAAFLGELHRVLVPGEQVLFGIGLVTDPAVMIPAYADAAGVTAEFNRNVLRVLNDRLGADFDPFAFDHLAVWDRDLEWIEMRLVATEPMRVTIPELDLVVEFAAGEQMRTEISAKFRLPGFRAELAAAGFAMRQTWTDPAHRFALVLAER encoded by the coding sequence TTGGCTACCGTACCCACGTTCGACATTCAGCTCACGGAAGCCGACCTGCGCGATCAGTTGCGGACGGATGTGCTGTGGGGTTTGACCGGCAGCCGGAAATGGCTTCCGCCCAAATGGTTCTACGACGCGCGCGGTAGCAAACTCTTCAACCTCATCACCGGCCTGCCGGAGTACTACCCCAGCCGCACCGAACGGGCGTTGCTGCGCACCGCCGCCGAGGATATCGCCGACCTCGCGTACGGCGCGACCGAACTGGTCGAACTCGGTTCGGGGTCGTCGGAGAAGACGCGCCTGCTGCTCAACGCGCTCAGCCGACGCGGGTCACTGTGCTCCTACGTACCGCAGGATGTGTCCGAAAGCGCGCTGCGCTCGGCCATCGATTGGATCGGCGAGGAATTCCCGCAATTGTCGATCCACGGAATCGTCAGCGATTTCACCACCATGCTGCCCGCACTGCCGCACGGTGGCCGGCGCCTGGTCGCGCTGCTCGGCGGGACGCTGGGCAATCTCCCGCCCCGGGAACGCGCCGCATTCCTCGGCGAATTGCATCGGGTGCTCGTCCCCGGTGAACAGGTGCTCTTCGGGATAGGTCTGGTGACCGACCCCGCCGTGATGATTCCCGCCTACGCTGACGCCGCCGGTGTGACAGCGGAATTCAACCGGAATGTGCTGCGGGTGCTCAACGATCGTCTCGGCGCCGATTTCGATCCGTTCGCATTCGACCATCTCGCGGTATGGGATCGCGACCTCGAATGGATCGAAATGCGTTTGGTCGCCACCGAGCCCATGCGGGTCACGATCCCCGAACTGGATCTCGTCGTCGAATTCGCCGCCGGAGAACAGATGCGCACCGAGATCTCGGCGAAGTTCCGGCTGCCCGGTTTCCGCGCGGAACTGGCGGCGGCCGGCTTCGCGATGCGGCAGACCTGGACCGATCCCGCCCACCGATTCGCGCTGGTGCTGGCCGAGAGATGA
- a CDS encoding molybdopterin-dependent oxidoreductase, whose product MPLFSPGFSGRRPTADTDTRLPPGQYSTEDFPVLSAGPTPVVHPENWTLTIVAESGAKTVWDRDRFQGLPQESPHVDIHCVTRWSKLDTDWTGVSFDTLLEEVETQADYALIESYGGYTTNVPLEDLTDGRAWIVHSFGGRDLDPEHGGPARLLIPHLYFWKSAKWVTRIQLLDEEIPGFWESAGYHDYGDPWREQRYRDD is encoded by the coding sequence ATGCCGCTTTTCTCACCGGGATTCTCCGGTCGCCGGCCCACCGCCGACACCGACACCCGTCTGCCGCCCGGCCAGTACTCGACCGAGGATTTCCCGGTGCTCTCGGCCGGCCCGACGCCGGTGGTCCATCCGGAGAACTGGACTCTCACCATTGTCGCCGAGAGCGGTGCGAAAACCGTCTGGGATCGGGACCGATTCCAGGGACTGCCGCAGGAATCTCCGCACGTCGATATCCACTGCGTCACCCGCTGGTCGAAGCTCGACACCGACTGGACGGGCGTCTCCTTCGACACCTTGCTCGAAGAAGTCGAGACCCAGGCGGACTACGCGCTGATCGAGTCGTACGGCGGCTACACGACCAATGTCCCGCTCGAGGATCTCACCGACGGCCGGGCCTGGATCGTGCACAGTTTCGGTGGCCGCGATCTCGATCCGGAACACGGCGGCCCGGCCCGCCTGCTCATTCCGCATCTGTACTTCTGGAAATCGGCCAAATGGGTCACCCGGATCCAGCTCCTCGATGAGGAGATCCCCGGTTTCTGGGAGTCCGCCGGATACCACGACTACGGCGACCCGTGGCGCGAGCAACGCTACCGGGACGATTGA
- a CDS encoding ferredoxin reductase: MARWLAAELVRARPEAPGARTLTLRIPGWPGHLPGQHVDVRLTAPDGYHAERSYSLAAPAAGDLVQLTVQRVPGGEVSPYLVDTLPLGAFIEIRGPVGGWFVWEPSESPVFLVGGGAGIVPLMAMVRAHRGAGCAAPLRLIYSVREPGGRYYRDELDQPGEGRTRVDLLYTRRAPAGFPRPVGRLTAADLADHTGPPSSGVTCYVCGPTGFVEAAAELLVGAGYAPGVVRTERFGPSGG; this comes from the coding sequence GTGGCGCGGTGGCTGGCGGCAGAGCTCGTGCGAGCGCGCCCGGAGGCACCCGGCGCGCGCACTCTCACCCTGCGCATACCGGGATGGCCGGGGCATCTGCCCGGTCAGCACGTCGACGTGCGGCTCACCGCGCCCGACGGTTATCACGCCGAGCGCAGCTACTCCCTGGCCGCTCCCGCCGCCGGCGACCTGGTGCAGTTGACGGTGCAACGGGTGCCCGGCGGCGAAGTGTCGCCTTACCTGGTGGACACGCTCCCGTTGGGCGCGTTCATCGAGATACGCGGACCCGTCGGCGGCTGGTTCGTCTGGGAACCTTCCGAATCGCCGGTGTTCCTGGTGGGCGGAGGCGCCGGCATCGTCCCGCTGATGGCGATGGTCCGGGCACACCGGGGCGCGGGTTGCGCCGCGCCGCTGCGCCTGATCTATTCCGTGCGCGAGCCCGGCGGACGGTACTACCGCGACGAACTGGACCAGCCCGGCGAAGGGCGGACGCGGGTGGATCTCCTGTACACCCGGCGCGCCCCGGCCGGTTTCCCGCGGCCCGTCGGCCGGCTCACCGCCGCCGACCTCGCCGATCACACTGGACCGCCGTCGTCCGGCGTCACCTGTTACGTCTGTGGCCCAACGGGTTTCGTCGAGGCGGCCGCGGAACTGCTGGTGGGCGCGGGGTACGCGCCGGGCGTCGTGCGCACCGAGCGGTTCGGTCCGAGCGGAGGATGA
- a CDS encoding DUF6510 family protein has product MTTSRSRAFGDDHVDGNALAGPLSEVFVADITLCDCRCGHCGRTGPLASAMVYTHCPGRVARCSQCARVLLRITETPTGTWLDLGSGASLRLPAPPA; this is encoded by the coding sequence ATGACGACCTCACGATCTCGCGCTTTCGGCGACGACCACGTCGACGGCAATGCGCTGGCCGGCCCGCTGTCGGAAGTGTTCGTCGCCGATATCACCCTCTGCGATTGCCGCTGCGGGCACTGCGGTCGCACCGGCCCGCTGGCCTCGGCCATGGTCTACACCCACTGTCCCGGCCGGGTGGCGCGCTGCTCGCAGTGTGCTCGCGTGCTGTTGCGGATCACCGAGACGCCCACCGGCACCTGGCTGGATCTCGGTTCCGGCGCGTCGCTACGCCTGCCGGCCCCACCGGCCTGA
- a CDS encoding VOC family protein yields MKIHRTSVFVDDQQKALDFYGRVLGFIKKNDIPLGADRWLTLVSPEDPEGTELLLEPDRHPVVKSYKEGLAAEGIPGTAFEVADVRAEYERLHGLGVTFTQEPMETGPVTTAVFDDTCGNLIQIITPA; encoded by the coding sequence GTGAAAATCCACCGGACCAGCGTGTTCGTCGACGACCAGCAGAAAGCCCTCGACTTCTACGGCCGCGTACTCGGCTTCATCAAGAAGAACGACATCCCGCTGGGCGCGGACCGGTGGCTGACGCTCGTCTCACCGGAGGACCCCGAGGGCACCGAGCTGCTGCTCGAACCGGACCGGCATCCCGTGGTCAAGTCCTACAAGGAAGGGCTGGCGGCCGAAGGCATTCCGGGTACCGCGTTCGAGGTCGCCGATGTGCGGGCGGAATACGAGCGGCTGCACGGTCTGGGGGTGACGTTCACGCAGGAACCGATGGAGACGGGACCGGTCACCACGGCGGTATTCGACGATACCTGCGGAAACCTGATCCAGATCATCACCCCGGCCTGA
- a CDS encoding ArsR/SmtB family transcription factor encodes MGDIFKALADPTRRTILDELAEHDGQTLFEICVRLTTRHQLSLTRQAVSQHLAVLEEAELITTRKQGRYKFHHLDTTPLAAIAERWPATTKGQAP; translated from the coding sequence ATGGGCGATATCTTCAAGGCCCTCGCCGATCCCACTCGGCGGACGATTCTCGATGAACTGGCCGAGCACGACGGCCAGACCCTGTTCGAGATCTGCGTCCGCCTGACCACCCGGCATCAGCTGAGCCTGACCCGCCAAGCCGTATCCCAGCATCTGGCGGTGCTGGAGGAGGCCGAGTTGATCACCACGCGCAAGCAGGGGCGGTACAAGTTCCACCATCTCGACACCACTCCGCTGGCCGCCATCGCCGAACGGTGGCCGGCCACCACGAAAGGACAGGCACCGTGA
- a CDS encoding MarR family winged helix-turn-helix transcriptional regulator: MTTDDARPAAPVTSASIIVLTLARRIESELGAALAPLDLTVRRLGLLGHISGVPGASFSDLARMSGISVQSVHTAVKSLVDAGLVRDRTARAGSASTIELTTKGSRLLAEAKEAVSTVDDIMFGPAADPIQQQVGGAILDAFAGFRPGA, translated from the coding sequence GTGACCACCGACGATGCCCGACCCGCCGCGCCCGTGACCAGCGCATCGATCATCGTGCTGACCCTCGCGCGGCGGATCGAGAGCGAACTCGGCGCCGCGCTCGCGCCGCTGGATCTGACGGTCCGCCGGCTCGGCCTGCTCGGCCATATCTCCGGCGTGCCGGGGGCCTCGTTCAGCGATTTGGCGCGAATGTCGGGCATCAGCGTTCAGAGCGTGCACACGGCGGTGAAGTCCCTGGTCGACGCGGGGCTCGTCCGTGACCGGACGGCGCGAGCGGGTTCGGCGTCGACGATCGAACTCACCACCAAGGGATCCCGTCTGCTCGCCGAAGCGAAAGAAGCCGTGTCCACGGTCGACGACATCATGTTCGGCCCGGCGGCGGACCCGATCCAACAGCAGGTGGGCGGGGCCATCCTGGACGCGTTCGCCGGATTTCGGCCCGGCGCCTGA
- a CDS encoding class I SAM-dependent methyltransferase, with protein sequence MTEYPPHDIPRAVPQRPDYLPAAGLHALLPGYDLFSRLFGTPRMHDRLITQADLRDGHRVLEIGCGTGNLTIKAKHACPGIDIVGSDPDPRALARAQRKANEPSGLRFEIGYAQQLPCSDGEFDRVLSALMLHHLETDVKAGTAAEVWRVLRPGGQLHLLDVGGTSTEGDGFAAPKKLLTRLVPDNFDGTIPRLLRSAGFICDEMATQHHRLVGRVTYYRATRPS encoded by the coding sequence ATGACCGAATATCCTCCACATGACATCCCCCGAGCCGTTCCCCAACGACCCGATTACCTGCCCGCCGCGGGCCTGCACGCGCTACTGCCGGGTTACGACCTGTTCTCGCGACTGTTCGGCACCCCGCGAATGCACGACAGGCTCATTACCCAGGCCGACCTTCGCGACGGCCACCGTGTTCTGGAAATCGGCTGCGGAACAGGCAATCTCACCATCAAGGCCAAACACGCCTGCCCCGGTATCGACATCGTCGGCTCCGATCCCGACCCACGGGCACTGGCCCGCGCACAACGAAAGGCGAACGAGCCGAGCGGACTCCGTTTCGAGATCGGCTATGCCCAGCAGCTGCCCTGTTCCGACGGCGAGTTCGACCGGGTGCTCTCGGCGTTGATGCTGCACCACCTGGAGACCGACGTGAAGGCCGGGACCGCGGCCGAGGTGTGGCGGGTGCTGCGCCCCGGCGGGCAACTGCACCTGCTCGACGTGGGCGGCACCTCGACAGAGGGGGACGGCTTCGCGGCCCCGAAGAAGCTGCTGACGCGCCTCGTCCCGGACAACTTCGACGGCACCATCCCCCGGCTCCTGCGCTCGGCGGGGTTCATCTGTGACGAGATGGCTACCCAGCACCATCGCCTCGTCGGCCGGGTCACCTACTACCGCGCCACCCGCCCCAGCTGA
- a CDS encoding helix-turn-helix transcriptional regulator, giving the protein MPQVSRPVRYRAGVPVHGYRTDPATPPVSVWRFAAHHLPRDIGPHIHDFPALLYLHRSGEVCVVGTGQVVDGATVAAVDEAFVVFFDPAALGDDGRAPWPAWRTHPLLFPFVHGTAGGMLRLRVPVDRRGLWQDTITAIDQEMTQRQVGYRQAAQAHLTVLLIDIARMAVDVVADLRRSDEPLLAAVFDIIERRYGRPLSLRDVARAVSMTPGHLTTLVRRRTGRTVQDWIIERRMAGARALLADTDLPIAEIARRVGMPDPGYFTRLFGRTHGMAPREWRSRLQRPARASR; this is encoded by the coding sequence ATTCCTCAGGTATCCCGTCCGGTGCGGTACCGGGCCGGAGTGCCGGTGCACGGATACCGGACCGATCCGGCCACCCCGCCGGTATCGGTGTGGCGGTTCGCCGCGCACCACCTGCCCCGCGATATCGGTCCGCATATCCACGACTTCCCGGCGCTGTTGTATCTCCACCGATCCGGCGAGGTCTGCGTGGTGGGCACCGGCCAAGTCGTCGACGGCGCCACGGTCGCCGCCGTGGACGAGGCGTTCGTGGTGTTCTTCGACCCCGCGGCGTTGGGCGATGACGGACGAGCACCCTGGCCCGCATGGCGCACACACCCGCTGCTGTTCCCATTCGTCCACGGAACCGCCGGCGGAATGCTGCGGCTGCGGGTGCCCGTGGATCGTCGCGGACTGTGGCAGGACACGATCACGGCGATCGATCAGGAGATGACGCAACGCCAGGTCGGCTATCGGCAGGCGGCGCAGGCCCATCTGACGGTTCTGCTGATCGATATCGCCCGCATGGCCGTCGACGTTGTCGCAGACCTGCGACGCAGCGACGAGCCCCTGCTGGCCGCGGTGTTCGACATCATCGAACGACGCTACGGCCGGCCCCTGTCGCTGCGCGACGTCGCCCGCGCGGTCAGCATGACGCCAGGACACTTGACCACCCTGGTGCGCCGTCGAACCGGGCGCACCGTCCAGGACTGGATTATCGAACGCCGCATGGCCGGGGCTCGCGCCCTTCTCGCCGATACCGACCTGCCCATCGCCGAGATCGCTCGTCGCGTCGGCATGCCCGACCCCGGCTATTTCACGCGACTGTTCGGGCGAACCCACGGCATGGCGCCACGAGAGTGGCGCAGCCGACTTCAGCGGCCTGCGCGGGCCAGCAGGTAG
- a CDS encoding TetR/AcrR family transcriptional regulator, giving the protein MAEVRRQERGRRRIEQILLAAAEVFAERGYENATTNAIAAAAGISPGSLYQYFRNKEEMAAALAELYRERLVAFRGTFEAGDDPADLDVLLNRILGPLVEFNLANPGFKALFARTDMPAALRVAVTPAHQAIHRQVEGLIGAIFPELAPVDRSRTTAVAIQTLRGMMPMIVDAPESDRPALVDELRLVLRSYLLARAGR; this is encoded by the coding sequence ATGGCCGAGGTGCGCCGCCAGGAGCGAGGCCGCCGCCGCATCGAACAGATCCTGCTCGCGGCAGCGGAGGTCTTCGCCGAACGCGGCTACGAGAACGCGACCACCAACGCGATCGCCGCCGCCGCGGGCATCTCACCGGGCTCGCTGTACCAGTACTTCCGCAACAAGGAGGAAATGGCCGCCGCCCTGGCCGAGCTCTACCGTGAGCGACTCGTGGCTTTCCGCGGCACGTTCGAGGCCGGGGACGACCCGGCCGATCTGGACGTGCTGCTGAACCGGATCCTCGGCCCCCTGGTCGAATTCAACCTGGCGAACCCGGGCTTCAAAGCGCTGTTCGCGCGCACCGATATGCCCGCCGCCCTGCGCGTGGCCGTCACCCCCGCGCACCAGGCCATCCATCGTCAGGTGGAAGGCCTCATCGGCGCGATCTTCCCCGAACTCGCCCCCGTGGACCGCTCCCGCACCACCGCGGTCGCCATCCAGACGCTGCGCGGCATGATGCCGATGATCGTCGACGCACCCGAATCCGACCGCCCCGCTCTGGTCGATGAACTCCGCCTCGTCCTGCGCTCCTACCTGCTGGCCCGCGCAGGCCGCTGA